A DNA window from Drosophila pseudoobscura strain MV-25-SWS-2005 chromosome 2, UCI_Dpse_MV25, whole genome shotgun sequence contains the following coding sequences:
- the PIG-P gene encoding phosphatidylinositol N-acetylglucosaminyltransferase subunit P has translation MPEHSPAPTPHRAIYGFAFYMLFTVLFIVYVAWALLPFEFGLQPYLPDKYFAVFVPFLVLMFAWFFAFLIYPAINMSLTVNVDSIHSVVDPKLALPKGTAFTSWSQLKNSKDSPTKQKKPTPINCNMCKTSHKPITRAPIAPLRFLDLQEVNTAYYN, from the coding sequence ATGCCGGAGCACAGTCCGGCTCCGACTCCGCATAGAGCCATCTATGGCTTTGCGTTCTATATGCTGTTTACGGTTCTGTTTATTGTATACGTGGCTTGGGCGCTCCTGCCGTTTGAGTTTGGTCTGCAACCCTACTTGCCAGACAAATATTTTGCAGTTTTTGTGCCATTTTTGGTGCTGATGTTTGCCTGGTTTTTCGCTTTCCTTATCTATCCGGCCATTAATATGTCGCTGACTGTCAATGTTGATTCGATTCATTCCGTGGTGGACCCCAAACTAGCTCTACCCAAGGGCACAGCATTTACATCCTGGTCACAGCTCAAGAATTCCAAAGATTccccaacaaaacaaaagaagccGACGCCAATCAACTGCAATATGTGCAAGACATCGCACAAGCCCATAACGCGAGCACCCATAGCCCCACTAAGATTCCTTGACCTACAAGAAGTGAATACAGCATATTACAActaa
- the Tcs6 gene encoding uncharacterized protein Tcs6, producing MPPVAVKPCESTLRLPFETPRLAEIAYRVLSVDKEPRRNFVQKTLNLERDVLVVHFCADQVKNLRTAISSFFEALLLCQDTIKQFGDPTSAEPEAPQQDNAGAQSGSDSA from the exons atgCCACCAGTTGCTGTTAAGCCATGTGAATC AACCCTAAGATTGCCGTTTGAGACGCCACGCTTAGCCGAAATCGCCTATCGTGTCTTGAGTGTTGACAAGGAGCCTCGCCGAAATTTTGTCCAGAAAACGCTGAACTTGGAAAGGGACGTTTTGGTGGTGCATTTCTGTGCGGACCAAGTGAAAAATCTGCGCACGGCCATTAGTTCGTTCTTCGAGgcgctgctgctctgccagGACACCATCAAGCAGTTTGGGGACCCAACATCAGCGGAACCAGAGGCGCCACAGCAAGACAATGCCGGAGCACAGTCCGGCTCCGACTCCGCATAG
- the Vps2 gene encoding charged multivesicular body protein 2a: protein MDWLFGKKISPDEMLRKNQRALNKAMRDLDRERMKMEQQEKKIIADIKKMAKEGQMDAVKIMAKDLVRTRRYAKKFMLMKANIQAVSLKIQTLKSQNTMAQAMKGVTKAMQNMNRQLNLPQIQKILQDFEKQSEMMDMKEEMINDAIDDAMEDEGDEEETDAVVSQVLDELGLQLGEQLGDLPNASGSLSIAGGVGAQKTPAAVAAGGVGAGGAGGGGGGGGSGAGGGAAGGSGGTSPMSDADADLQARLDKLRKD, encoded by the exons ATGGACTGGCTCTTCGGCAAAAAGATTAGCCCAGATGAGATGCTGCGCAAGAACCAGCGCGCCCTGAACAAGGCGATGCGGGACCTGGATCGCGAGCGGATGAAAATGGAACAGCAAGAGAAGAAAATCATCGCCGACATCAAGAAAATGGCCAAGGAGGGCCAAATGGATGCAGTGAAGATCATGGCCAAGGATCTGGTGCGCACGCGGCGCTATGCGAAGAAATTCATGCTCATGAAGGCAAACATTCAAGCGGTTTCCCTCAAAATTCAGACGCTCAAGTCCCAGAACACAATGGCCCAGGCAATGAAAG GTGTCACCAAGGCCATGCAGAACATGAACCGCCAGCTGAATCTCCCACAAATACAAAAGATCCTGCAGGACTTTGAAAAGCAATCGGAAATGATGGACATGAAGGAGGAGATGATTAACGACGCCATCGACGATGCCATGGAGGACGAGGGTGACGAGGAGGAGACCGATGCCGTCGTTTCACAAGTGCTCGACGAGTTGGGCCTGCAGTTGGGCGAGCAATTGGGAGACCTGCCCAATGCCTCCGGCTCGCTGTCGATAGCTGGCGGTGTTGGGGCGCAGAAGACtcctgcggctgtggctgccggTGGTGTGGGAGCAGGCGGggctggtggcggcggcggcggtggtgggtCAGGTGCTGGCGGTGGAGCAGCTGGTGGTAGCGGTGGCACCTCGCCCATGTCCGATGCGGATGCCGACCTTCAGGCGCGTCTGGACAAACTACGAAAGGACTAA
- the Cmpk gene encoding UMP-CMP kinase, translated as MWRAFARVPRALECGLGVGQQQLTLTQHFPHSKARNFCRTSYLSKHILQPIIMTSSVKPKVVFVLGGPGAGKGTQCSKIVNRFLFTHLSAGDLLREERTREGSEFGSLIEDYIRNGKIVPVEITCSLLENAMKNSGKSLFLIDGFPRNQDNLDGWNRQMSDKVDVQFVLFFDCDEEVCVKRCLIRGQGGSGRSDDNLESLKKRIQTYNNDSMPIIKYFDDAGQVKRIDASPDADQVFREVERTFMTSGF; from the coding sequence ATGTGGCGGGCTTTTGCGCGAGTACCGAGAGCATTAGAGTGTGGGTTAGGAGTcggacaacaacaactaacGCTGACGCAGCATTTTCCTCATTCCAAAGCGAGAAATTTCTGCAGAACCTCTTACCTCAGCAAACACATCCTCCAACCCATCATCATGACCAGTAGTGTGAAGCCAAAGGTTGTGTTTGTTCTAGGTGGCCCTGGTGCGGGCAAGGGCACGCAATGCTCCAAAATCGTGAATCGTTTCCTCTTCACGCACTTGTCCGCGGGCGACCTACTGAGGGAGGAGAGGACGCGAGAGGGTTCAGAGTTTGGCTCGCTGATTGAGGATTACATACGTAATGGGAAAATCGTGCCCGTTGAGATCACGTGTTCGCTGCTGGAAAACGCAATGAAGAACTCGGGAAAATCGCTCTTCCTCATTGACGGCTTTCCTCGGAACCAGGACAATCTGGACGGTTGGAACCGTCAGATGTCCGATAAAGTGGATGTGCAATTCGTTCTCTTCTTCGACTGCGACGAGGAGGTCTGTGTCAAACGCTGTTTGATCAGGGGTCAGGGCGGCTCCGGACGCTCCGACGACAATCTGGAGAGTCTCAAGAAGCGCATCCAGACGTATAACAACGATTCGATGCCCATCATCAAGTACTTTGACGACGCCGGCCAGGTGAAGAGGATCGATGCCAGCCCCGATGCCGACCAGGTTTTCAGGGAGGTGGAGCGCACCTTTATGACCAGCGGTTTCTAG
- the LOC4802198 gene encoding pre-rRNA-processing protein TSR2 homolog codes for MAATQQTEFQKNFRLIVEKIFNNWQNLRLAVEHGMGGRNGQQVAIQIMDYTYQYCVGNENITQGELQEVLEELMDQEFNTLCDDNSIPEICRNLLRYKQMAQQNQYPEIETELSKLPPGKEWLRPDVKVTYTPVDGDSSSDDDEDMDEDGDDDDEMDESEEDEAPSGSGRVTRSQTRKQKAGEFVEPEDGWTTVRRK; via the exons ATGGCAGCCACACAACAAACGGAATTCCAAAAGAATTTTCGACTAATTGTTGAGAAGATCTTCAACAATTGGCAGAACTTGAGGCTCGCCGTGGAGCATGGAATGGGCGGACGCAATGGCCAGCAG GTGGCCATCCAAATCATGGACTACACATATCAATACTGTGTAGGCAACGAAAACATCACGCAGGGCGAGCTCCAGGAGGTGCTCGAAGAGCTCATGGACCAGGAATTCAACACGCTGTGCGACGATAATTCCATACCAGAAATTTGTCGGAATCTGCTGCGTTACAAGCAGATGGCCCAGCAGAACCAATATCCAGAGATTGAAACAGAGCTCAGCAAACTGCCACCCGGCAAAGAGTGGCTGCGTCCCGATGTCAAAGTAACGTACACACCGGTAGACGGTGACTCGTCTtcggacgacgacgaagacATGGACGAAGacggcgatgatgatgatgaaatgGATGAGAGCGAGGAGGATGAGGCTCCtagcggcagcggccgcgTCACTCGCTCTCAGACACGCAAGCAGAAGGCTGGGGAATTCGTTGAGCCCGAAGATGGCTGGACAACGGTCCGAAGAAAATGA
- the LOC4802194 gene encoding uncharacterized protein encodes MDAPLFVCACKHVCRQSRKPANPSTDRLSITPLSLEEPAWRMISRRDKLLQQPWEQLRYAQHREKVMSARPAIDTHTPRIHEHVQRKWKKQQNERERQQQIERENLRLLQKLGDIMRTKRINNLWLEPPPNFLNREKQFYTRPYSSLPEIVTIYGNQPPGPQIYGTLPKPTVVGRCPTCSGNPERTEVAIPEQRTPWAPPRKSWNRKTQQPLQQQRCYHCGSFKSTERKFFEEYSNSYSYSFDG; translated from the exons ATGGACGCACCGCTGTTTGTTTGTGCCTGTAAACATGTGTGCAGACAGTCGAGAAAACCCGCTAACCCATCCACCGACCGCTTATCCATCACACCCTTGAGTCTTGAGGAGCCTGCCTGGAGGATGATCTCACGCCGCGACAAATTGCTACAGCAGCCCTGGGAGCAGCTACGCTATGCCCAGCACCGCGAGAAGGTGATGTCTGCCCGCCCGGCCATCgatacgcatacgccgcgcaTCCACGAGCACGTCCAACGCAAGTGGAAGAAACAGCAGAACGAGCGAGAGCGTCAGCAGCAGATCGAGCGTGAAAATCTACGGCTGCTGCAGAAGCTGGGTGACATCATGAGAACGAAACGAATCAACAATCTCTGGCTGGAGCCGCCACCCAA TTTCCTGAACCGCGAGAAGCAATTTTACACACGTCCCTACTCCAGTCTGCCAGAGATTGTCACCATTTATGGCAATCAGCCGCCGGGTCCGCAGATCTACGGCACGCTGCCCAAGCCCACAGTGGTGGGCCGCTGTCCCACCTGCAGTGGCAATCCGGAACGTACCGAGGTGGCCATACCCGAGCAGCGTACGCCCTGGGCACCGCCTCGGAAGTCCTGGAACCGCAAGACccagcagccgctgcagcagcaacgttGCTACCACTGCGGATCTTTCAAGAGCACCGAGCGGAAGTTTTTCGAGGAGTACTCGAACTCGTACTCCTACTCCTTTGACGGGTGA
- the RpL34a gene encoding 60S ribosomal protein L34, which translates to MVQRLTLRRRLSYNTRSNKRRIVRTPGGRLVYQYVKKNKTVPRCGQCKEKLKGITPSRPSERPRMSKRLKTVARTYGGVLCHGCLRERIVRAFLIEEQKIVKALKSQREALVKPVKKVEVKKPTKAGATKKPAGKTAGKTGVKAAGKKPAPKGVVKSKK; encoded by the exons ATGGTGCAGCGATTGACTTTGAGGAGGCGTCTGTCCTACAACACCCGCTCCAACAAGAGGCGCAT TGTGCGCACTCCCGGCGGCCGTCTGGTGTACCAGTATGTGAAGAAGAACAAGACCGTCCCACGCTGCGGCCAGTGCAAGGAGAAGCTTAAGGGCATCACCCCATCCCGCCCAAGCGAGCGCCCACGCATGTCCAAGCGCCTCAAGACCGTGGCCCGCACCTACGGTGGTGTCCTGTGCCATGGCTGCCTGCGCGAGCGCATTGTCCGCGCTTTCCTCATTGAGGAGCAGAAGATTGTCAAGGCCCTGAAGAGTCAGCGCGAGGCACTCGTGAAGCCAGTCAAGAAGGTGGAGGTCAAGAAGCCCACAAAGGCTGGCGCTACCAAGAAGCCCGCTGGCAAGACCGCCGGAAAAACTGGCGTGAAGGCCGCTGGCAAGAAACCCGCACCCAAAGGCGTCGTCAAGTCCAAGAAGTAA
- the Trmt61 gene encoding tRNA (adenine(58)-N(1))-methyltransferase catalytic subunit TRMT61A — protein sequence MSFLKPKTHIEQGDIVILYLSVNSMHAIEAVPTIVNKKGETIQHIFQTNYGSLKVESIIGVEYGSRVELSKGWANVLQPTPELWTQTLPHRTQIIYTPDISMILHQLEVRPGAVVIESGTGSGSLSHYFLRALKPTGHLHTFDFHEARADQARDEFKRHGLAAFVTVYHRDVCNLGFSSELDGAADAVFLDLPAPDLAVPHAFKALKLSGGRFCSFSPCIEQSQRCIQELTKLGFNEICSMEVLQQESVIKTRSLPVVDLEFLKSPKTNETTAQTTPSAEESKTPKELKKYLTSSNPQTLPGHTGFLTFATLPPNIPKA from the exons ATGAGTTTCCTTAAACCCAAGACCCACATCGAGCAGGGGGACATTGTGATCCTATACTTAAGTGTCAATTCGATGCATGCCATTGAGGCGGTGCCCACAATAGTGAACAAAAAGGGCGAAACCATACAACACATCTTCCAGACGAATTATGGCTCTCTCAAGGTGGAAA GCATCATTGGCGTCGAGTACGGCAGCCGCGTGGAGCTCTCCAAGGGCTGGGCCAATGTGCTCCAGCCCACACCTGAGCTATGGACACAAACTTTGCCGCATCGCACTCAGATCATCTACACGCCGGATATAAGTATGATTCTGCACCAGCTGGAGGTGCGACCCGGTGCCGTTGTCATCGAATCTGGAACAGGTTCCGGCTCTCTGTCCCACTACTTCCTGCGCGCCCTCAAGCCCACCGGCCATCTGCATACGTTCGATTTCCATGAGGCTCGCGCCGACCAGGCACGCGATGAGTTTAAGCGACACGGCCTCGCCGCATTCGTAACCGTCTATCACAGGGATGTGTGCAATTTGGGTTTCAGCAGCGAACTGGACGGGGCCGCCGATGCGGTATTCTTGGATCTGCCCGCACCGGATTTGGCTGTGCCGCATGCATTCAAGGCGTTGAAGTTGTCTG GCGGCCGCTTTTGCTCATTCTCCCCGTGCATTGAGCAGTCACAGCGCTGCATCCAAGAACTGACCAAACTGGGCTTCAACGAGATCTGCTCCATGGAGGTACTGCAGCAGGAGAGCGTCATCAAGACCCGTTCCCTGCCCGTCGTCGATTTGGAGTTTCTCAAATCGCCCAAAACTAATGAGACGACAGCCCAGACCACACCCAGCGCTGAAGAGAGTAAAACGCCCAAGGAGCTGAAGAAGTACTTAACGTCAAGCAATCCCCAAACGCTGCCGGGGCACACAGGCTTCCTCACCTTCGCCACCCTTCCGCCCAATATACCAAAAGCTTGA
- the Sld5 gene encoding DNA replication complex GINS protein SLD5: MSDDEITADLQAENDVDAEAALVNDDEEDDDDVEQITAQKVLEILETAWINEMCAPEILPNQTDMLELMVSQVSHMEEQMRDLDKNDFRAVVHSMELERVRYIMASYLRCRLQKIETFTQHILNQEETREPDDKRLSPEETKFAKEFQGHVDEYFHKVATQYMPNQQRGELDQRIVVPNLMSHVFLKANVAVPAVIVGVDDEEVDMAPGSQHIIPYQLVADLLQNNQAQLI; encoded by the exons ATGTCGGATGACGAGATTACTGCCGATCTTCAAGCGGAGAATGATGTTGACGCTGAGGCTGCCTTGGTCAATGATGACGAGGAAGATGATGACGATGTAGAGCAAATAACGGCACAAAAG GTGCTCGAGATTCTGGAGACTGCTTGGATCAATGAAATGTGTGCCCCCGAAATACTGCCCAACCAGACCGACATGCTGGAGCTGATGGTCTCCCAGGTGTCTCATATGGAGGAGCAGATGAGGGACTTGGACAAGAACGACTTCCGAGCTGTGGTGCACAGTATGGAGCTGGAACGTGTACGCTACATCATGGCCAGCTACTTGAGATGCCGCCTGCAGAAAATCGAGACCTTTACCCAGCACATACTTAACCAGGAGGAGACTCGAGAGCCGGACGACAAACGCCTGTCGCCGGAGGAGACGAAATTTGCCAAGGAATTCCAAGGACATGTAGATGAGTACTTCCACAAGGTGGCCACCCAGTACATGCCCAACCAGCAGCGTGGCGAGCTCGACCAAAGGATCGTTGTCCCCAACCTCATGAGTCATGTCTTTCTCAAGGCAAATGTGGCAG TGCCGGCTGTGATTGTGGGCGTCGACGATGAGGAGGTCGACATGGCGCCCGGCTCCCAACATATTATTCCATATCAACTAGTGGCTGACTTGCTTCAGAACAACCAAGCGCAGCTTATTtaa